The window AAAGCAAAGCTTACAGGAACGTTAAAAGTACCAATGCACTTCTGTCGGGGATACTAAAATGTGAAAACTGCGGTAGCTTTATGAGGCCTAAAATCATGACAAGGCTGGATTCGGAAGGGGAAAAAGTTTATTACTATATTTGTGAATTAAAGGAAAAAAGTAATAAAACACGCTGCGATGCTCCAAATATAAACGGTAATATATTGGATTCCTTAATACTTGAAAGACTTATCAGCATCATAAATGACTATCCTCCGGCAGTTAATCCCGGATTATTATTGACTCTGAATTATAATACACAGGCTGCTAAAAATCCTGAAATAAAGCTAATAAGAGGAAAACTCGCATCAGCAGAAACAGAAATGAAGAACCTTATTAAACTTGCAGCCAAGCAGGCAGACGAAAAGGTACAATCCTTGATATTAAAGCGTATGGAGAATATAGCAAAAAATATCAATATATACACAAACAAAATAAAACAGTTGGATGGTGTACAGGAACAAACGGACCTTGAAGAACATAACGAAGAAAAAATAATACAAATGTTGTCAGACCCCGGTTACTGCATTATGAATCTAATAGATATAAAGCAAAAAAGAGAGCTTTTAAAAAGTGCAATTGAATTTATTGCATGGGACGGCAGACAGGTGAAGGTTTGGCTTAACTACGGTAGAATGTTGCCGGAGTGTAAGGATTGCAAATGAGATTCTAATGCAAATCAGAGCATCCAAGAAAATTCAGAATGAAGTTTCACTGCAAGACCCTATAGGTGTTGATAAAGAGGGTAATGAAATAACATGTTCATGTTGTATACCTTGTTGCAACTCGCTAGCTTAAGTCGTGATGACTTTTTACCACCTATTCTGTGAAAAATCCATTTAAATTAAGTATATTAATTGGTAAACTGAATTAAAGTACAATTAAACTGTTAAAGGGGCGCTTATTACGATTAAATCATTTTCTATGTCACAGGTGAAGCTGATTGATCCTTATTTGGTAAATGCATTCAAAAAGGAAATAGAGTATCTGGAAGCCTTCGACTGCGACAAACTATTATCCTGCTTTTATATTACAAAAGGCCTTACACCTAAAGCGGAAAACTACCGGGGATGGGAGAATACAGAAATCAGAGGACACACCATGGGGCACTATCTGACGGCTTTGGCACAAGCTTATTCTGCTACTAATGATAGCAAAATATATGAACGGCTGCAATATTTGATGAAGGAGCTTTCTTTGTGTCAATTTGAAAGTGGGTATCTATCTGCATTTCCTGAGGAGTTTTTTGACAGGGTTGAAAACAGAAAACCTATATGGGTACCTTGGTATACAATGCATAAAATAATTACAGGGCTAATATCTGTATATAAACTCGCTAAAATTGAAACAGCACTAAAAATAGTTTCCCGACTGGGAGAATGGGTATTTAGCAGAACTGACAAATGGACACCTGAAATACATGCAAATGTTTTGGCTGTGGAATACGGTGGTATGAACGATTGCATGTATGAACTTTATAAGATATCAGGAAATGAAAAACACTGTACTGCTGCCCATATGTTTGATGAAATAGAGCTTTTCAAGGAAATTCATGACGGAAAAGATATACTTAACAACAGGCACGCAAATACTACAATACCAAAATTTTTGGGTGCTTTGAACCGTTATCTGGCTATTGGAGAAGAGGAACAGTTCTATCTTGATACATGTAAAGAGTTCTGGAGTATTGTAACAAATAACCATAGCTATGTTACAGGAGGAAACAGTGAATGGGAACATTTCGGCGAACCTGGTATTCTGGATGCAGAGCGTACTTCAACTAATTGTGAAACCTGCAATACCTATAATATGCTTAAAATGACAAGAGAGTTGTTTAAAATTACCGGGAACAAAAAATATGCCGATTTTTATGAAAATACCTTTACCAATGCAATATTATCCTCACAAAACCCTGATACAGGAATGACTATGTACTTTCAACCCATGGAAACTGGTTATTTCAAGGTTTATGGTAAACCTTTCGAGCATTTTTGGTGCTGTACCGGAACAGGTATGGAAAATTTCACTAAATTAAATAACAGTATTTATTTTTATGAAGAAGACAGGCTGTACGTTAATATGTATTACTCCACGGAGTTAAACTGGGAGGAAAAGGGGGTAAAGCTTACTCAGAATTCTGATATACCCGGTACTGACAGGGCTGGTTTTACAATCAAAGCAGAAACAGGAGCAGAGTTCACATTATGTATGCGTATTCCTACCTGGGCAAAGGGAGTAAAAATCAATGTAAATAATAATTTAAGCATATTCACAGAAGAAAGAGGTTATGCACTAATTCACCGCACTTGGAAAGATAATGATACTGTTGAAATCATTTTTAAAATTGAACCCCAACTGTCAACTTTACCCGATAATCCAAATGCAGTTGCATTTACTTACGGGCCGGTTGTATTAAGCGCCGGACTTGGGGCAGATGAAATGGAAGAGTCAACTACCGGAGTTATGGTAACAATTCCAAGCAAGCATGTGGAAATAAAAGATTATTTAGTTATTATGAATCAAAGCGTTGATGAATGGAAAAAGGATATTGCATTGAACCTTAAAAAAGCCGAGGGCAAACTGGAGTTCCGGCTAAATGGTACCGACGAAGATGGAAGGCTGGTTTTTACCCCTCATTACAGACAGCATAGCCAGAGGTACGGAATATATTGGCTTCTTGTGGAGGATGGTTCAGATGAGCTGAACAAATACATTGATGAGAAGAAAAAAGTTGAAGACATCAAATCGGCAGAGATAGACAGCATACAGATTGGCAATGACCAATATGAACTGTCCCATGGTATTGAGGGCCAATATACAGAGTCAGGCGATAGGGATGGATTCCATTATAGATTTGCAAAACAGAAGGGCTGGTTCAGTTATAACTTAAAGGCTAGAAATCATGAGAACTCTTTTCTGCAAATTAATTATATGCCGGCAGACTGTAAAGCGGGTTTTGATATATTAATAAATGATACTCTGCTTTCACGGGAAGTTATAGGAGAAACTCCTTGGAATAAAACAGTTTCCAAGATATACCATATCCCAAAAGAATTGATTGGTGACAGAGATTATGTCACTGTTAAAATCATGGCTTCAGAGAAGGAAGCAACTGCAAGGGTAATTGATATTCTTCGTACAATGAAAGCAGTGTAAATAAGATGATGTTTGATATTCAGTAATTGCTATGACATAAGGGGTTGAATCGAATTTCTTTTGAAACAGCCTCCTTATATCATTTATTACCATTATAAAAATCCTGCCCATGTTACCTAAATGTTTTGTGCCATGGCATGAAAGGGAGGACACTGTATTTTAGGATACAATGCGATTTTAAAATCATCAGCTCCTGCATCGGGTTCTTTGCTATATACTACTTTATCCAGTACTGATTTTATAAGCAGATTTTTATCCGAAGGAGAATCCATTTTTATATAGGCATCTAAAACACTTCTAAGTTTAATGATATAATCCTGATTAGCTGTAAGCTTCAGTTCAATATCATGTAATTGCCTTTCCGATTCTGACATAGAATTGTCTATTTGAGTGATTTTTCCCGAGATATAGTTTGTTCTTTCCGTAAAGGTGTCTATATCATATATGCCTTGTTCCAATAAATCAAAGGCCTTAACTTTTTGCTGTTCCAGTGTTTTTAGTTCATTTTCCAACGATGTTATATTTTTTTTAATTAGTAAGGATTTTGTTGGCTCTCTCATTTGGGATGTTTTTTTTGCACTGAGCAGCATGTTGGAATAATAGCTTTCAAGTCTCTCAAGCAATAAGTTTTCTACGGTTATAAACTTGTTGCTTTTCTGGCCGCAGCTTTTGGGGCACATAATTCTAGGGGCTTTGTTTGCTACAGGACGTTGAATCATTTTGCTGCCGCAAATGCCGCAAATAACAATACCTGCAAGAGGATTCGCAATACGGTTTTTAAGCTGATAGGGTACATGATATTTCTGAGCCAGAATTTCCTGAGCCTTTAGATATATTGATTCTTCTATTATTGCTTTATGCTTTCCATTGCATACAATCCATTCGTCAGCGGGTCTGGTATATGTGTCTCTCTTTTTTCCGGATTCTTTCGACTTGCGAATGCATTTTTTCTTCCAGACAAGTTTCCCGATGTAAATGGGGTTTTTAATCAAATTAGTTATGGTGGATTTTTCCCACTCGGCGCCTGTATATGATTTTATACCCAGTTGGTTAAGCTCGTTGGCAATTTTACTGCAGCCCATGTTTTCATTTACGTACCCGTTAAATATCATTTTTACAACATCTGCTTGTTGTGAATTTGGTGTTAATGTTCTGGTGTTTTTATCGATTCTTAAAACATCATATCCATATGGAGGTCTCGTTGCAATATAATTTCCTTCTTCAACCGAATTAATTCTGCCTCGCTGCATTCGTCGGTTAATCATTTTATATTCTTTACGACTCATAAAGGCTTCAAATTCACTATATTCCTCATCAAATTCGTCATTGAGGTCGTAAATTTTTTTGGGTGTGATTATTTTAGTATTAGATTTTTTAAAGGCCTTTAGAATAAGCCCCTGCTCTTCCATGTCACCACGTCCGAGCCTTTGAATATCCATTACAAGCACACCGTCACAGGCACCGGCTTCTACATCTTTTAATGTAGCAAGCATTGCAGGCCTGAAAAATAATTCTTCTCCGGATACAAGTTCTTCATGGATATTTAAAATTGTAAGCCCGTTTTCTTTTGCATATCTTAATAGGGCTTTGCGATGTCTGGCAAGGGTTTCACCATTTCCTAATGTCTTTTCCAGCTCTTCATCAGATCTTGATTTCCTCAGGTAGATATCAACTATCATTTAAGCATATTCCCTTCTTTTAAGTTTGAATATCCTTATTTCCAGTTTATACACTTAAAACAATATATAGACTTGTATCTACCAATGAAATAATCATTGAATAATGTACAAACAATTCAAAATAGGTATATAGTGGAGGTGAATTTCAGTGGCGATAGCAGTGATTATCCCACCAAAGATAACACCTGAAGAAAACGAGAAAAGCATTAAAGAACTGGAGAGAGTTTTATCAAATATTTTTAAATGTGAGATAGATATCTCTTTCACTAACAGCATAAAGAGTCATTCTACATAACAAATTTTTTTATAGGGTTTAAAAAGTATACAATATGAAGAAGTCAACGAAATAACATTGATAGACTTAATAAGTAATGATTCCGAGTCCGTAGTGGATGAAGTTGAATTGAAAATGCAGGTTAAAAAACTGTATAGTAAAATGAAAGGTACTTTGAAAAACAGGGAAAAGGTAGTCTTAGAATTAAGATACGGACTCCTTAACGGCTCAAGTAAAACTCAGAGAGAAATAGCTAAAATGTTGGGAATCTCCAGATCCTACGTATCAAGAATAGAAAAGAAAGCAATAAAAAAATTAAGCAAAGAGCTGAAACCGGAGGGCTGCCATTAATGGCAGCCTTTTGGATGTAACGATAGCAATAACTAAATATAATGACTCAATTACACAATATAAGTTTGTATACCGGTATTCAAAAGTTGCATATAATGGCTTTCAGGGGTAGAATGTATGTGAAAAATGTCGAAAATTAATTACAATACAGAAGGCCGTGATAACACTTTGTATACAAAAAAGGATTTATTACGCCTCTTTTTTCCTGCTCTTACCGAACAGTTTCTTTCTACGGCAATAGGTGTAGTAAATACTATGATGGTAAGCGGATTAGGGGCATTTGCAGTATCGGCAGTGGGCATAGTAGATTCTATAAACTTTGTAGTTATGAATCTTTTTGTTGCTGTGTCCACAGGTGCTACAGTTACTATAGCACAGCATTTGGGAGCTTCAAACAGAGGAGATGCTTCAAAGACTGCGGCTCAGGCAATTACGGCTGTTCTTTTAATGTCCACAATTGCAGGACTTGGTCTCTACATATTCGGAAACCAGATAATAAATTTTCTTTTTGGAGATGCCGAATACGCCGTTAAATCAGCGGCAAGAACATATATGATTTGTTCAGCTATATCGTATCCGATACTGGGACTCTTTGACGTATGTACAGGTATATCAAGGGCCAGTAATAATTTCAGGGCATCAATGTTTGCAGTTGTTGCATCAAATATGGTTAATTTTATGGTGGGGGCCCTGTTGATTTTTGTATTTGATTTCGGGGTACTGGGAGCCGGCATCGGCCTGATTTGCGCAAGACTAACCGGAGCAATTATCGTGGTATTTTCGTTATTTAAGTCACATCATTTGGATGTTTTTCGCAGTTCATTTAGAATAACTTCAAAAATCTTAAAGCCTGTTTTATATATTGGACTTCCGGCAGGGATAGACAGTCTTGTCTTTAACGGAGGAAAACTTCTGGTGCAGACAATAGTGGCATCCCTTGGAACCTCGGCACTTGCTGCAAACAGTATTGCAAGCTCTACAAATTCACTGCTGAACATACCCGGAAATGCAATAACAATAGTTGCTGTTACGGTTGTGGGGCATTATGCCGGAGCAGGATTAAAAGAGGATTTGAACAAAATTATTAAGAAGCTCATGGTTTATACAATGGTGCTTTTAGGTGCTGTTTCTCTGGCCTTTTTCCCGTTTGTACACCATTTTCTGAAATTGTATTCTCCGGCACCGGATGTGGCAAGCCTTGCTTTGCATATAACATATCTTACACTTATATGTATACCTATTTTCTGGCCGGCTGCTTTTCTCCTTCCGGCATGTCTGAGAAGTACAAGAGATGTTGTATTTGTAACAGTTATTTCCATAATGAGTATGTGGCTCATAAGAGTTTTCGGGGGCTATATGTTAGTAAAGTATACAAGCCTTGGCCTTATGGGAATATGGGTGGCATGGTGCTTTGACTGGGTCACAAGGGGAATTCCTTTTCTTGGAAGAGTGGTTGCAAGACGATATGAGAGATATTTACCAAAAACAGAAGCTGAGGTATCTTCTTAAAAAAATATTTAAAAAGATTGATAAATAATTTTCAATGTGTTATACTATCAAACGGCAAAATACACACGCATTTTTAAGTTAAAGTGTCGGACAGGTTCCGATAAAACGTGAATGCGGAGGTATTAACTTTAACGGAGGTGTTTATATTATGGCAGTTATTTCAATGAAACAACTTTTGGAGGCAGGTGTTCACTTTGGTCATCAGACTAGAAGATGGAACCCTAAGATGGCAGAATATATCTTTACGGAGCGTAACGGTATATACATCATAGACCTTCAGAAAACAGTAAAAAAGGTTGACGATGCATACTTCTTCATCAGAGAAGTAGCTATGAACGGACAGGATGTATTGTTCGTTGGAACTAAGAAACAAGCACAGGATTCAATTAAGGAAGAAGCTGAAAGAAGCGGACAGTTCTTTGTAAACAACAGATGGTTGGGCGGAATGCTTACAAACTTCAAGACTATTACAAAGAGAATCAACAGATTGAATCAGTTGACTGCTATGGAAGCAGACGGAACTTTCGATGTACTTCCTAAGAAGGAAGTTAGCAAGCTGAAGAAGGAAATGGCTGATCTCGAAAAGAATCTTGGCGGAATCAAGAACATGAAGAAGCTTCCTGGCGCAATGTTTGTTGTTGACCCAAGGAAGGAAAGAAATGCTATTCTTGAAGCAAAGAGACTTGGTATCCCGGTTGTAGCTATTGTTGATACAAACTGTGATCCTGATGAAGTTGATTTTGTAATTCCCGGTAATGACGATGCAATCAGAGCTGTTAAGCTTATTGCTGCTAAAATGGCTGATGCTGTTATAGAAGGACGTCAGGGAGAACAACTTTCAGAAACTCCTGCTGAAACAGCTGAAGTAGCTGAAGAAGCACAAGTAGCTGTAGAAGCTGCAGAATAATTTGAATAAAAAAGGGTATATTATCAGGCATAGCCTGATAATATCCTTATGTTTACAATAAAACGATAATTAAATATTAGTCTTATTTTAATATAGGATAATACGGTTTGGAGGATTCAAAGATGATTACTGCTGAAATGGTAAAGCAGCTCCGCGAAAGAACCGGAGCAGGAATGATGGACTGCAAAAGAGCACTCAATGATGCAAACGGAGATGCTGAAAAAGCTATCGAATTGTTAAGAGAAAAGGGTCTCTCTGCTGCAGCTAAGAAAGCGGGAAGAATTGCTGCTGAAGGTTTGGTTGAGGCTTATATACACGGCGACGGAAGAATTGGTGTTCTTGTTGAAGTAAATATTGAAACAGATTTTGCTGCAAGAGGAGACGAATTCAAACAGTTCGTAAAGGATATTGCAATGCAGATAGCTGCAAGCAAGCCTGAATTTGTTAAGAAAGAAGATGTTCCTGCTTCAGTTATTGAAAGCGAAAAGGAAATATTAAGAGCTCAAGCAAGAAATGAAGGAAAACCTGAAAAGATAATAGATAAAATGGTTGAAGGCAGAATTGAAAAGTTCTATGCTGAAAACTGTTTGATGGAACAAGCATTTATAAAAGATCCTGATATGACAGTTGGACAGTTATTAACTGAAAAGATAGCTCATATCGGTGAAAATATTTCAATCAGAAGGTTTGCAAGATTTGAAAGAGGCGAAGGTATCGAAAAGAAAGATGAAAACTTTGCTGATGAAGTAATGAAACAAATAAATGGTTAATATAAAAGGGAACATATTCATTGTATGTTCCCTTTATTCGGGCCTTTTTTGAAAATAAACATAAAATATGTAATAAATTTACTACATATATGTATTCGCAACGATTACATATATTACGATTTGAACGGGGGAAATATCCATGAGCGAACTAAAATATAAGAGAATAATGTTAAAAATCAGTGGAGAAGCACTTGCAGGTGATAAGGGACAAGGTATTGATACCGACACAGTAAACGAAATATGTGAAAGAATATCAGTAGTATACAAAATGGGTGCTGAAATAGCTATTGTAGTAGGCGGAGGCAATTTCTGGAGAGGCAGAAGCGGAAAAGGTATGGACAGAACAACTGCCGACCATATGGGAATGCTTGCAACAGTCATTAATTCTCTTGGATTGCAGGATGCACTTGAATCTAGAGATATTCCCGTGAGAGTTCAGACTGCTATTGAAATGAGGCAGATTGCTGAACCTTATGTAAGAAGAAAAGCTGTAAGGCATCTTGAAAAGAAGAGAATAGTTATATTTGCATGTGGAATGGGAAATCCTTATTTTTCAACGGACACAGCGGCAGCATTAAGAGCAGCCGAGATAGATGCCGAAGCAATATTAATGGCAAAGAATGTAGACGGAATTTATGATTCTGATCCGTCACAAAATGTTAATGCAGTAAAATACGACAAGCTCAGCTATCAGGAATATATGAACAAAGGACTTTGTGCAATTGACCTGACAGCCGCTTCATTTTGTAAAGATAATGCTATACCAACACTGGTTTTCGGTCTTAATGATCCGGATAACATAATCAGAGCTGTAAAAGGTGAAGAGATTGGTACTACTATATATTGAAATCCTTCATAAATAAAGGTATTATATAAGTATTAATTTAAGGAGGAGTTTTATGGATAAGGAACTTTACAAGCCAATCGAAGAAAAAATGAAAAAAACCATAAATGTATTAAAGGACAATCTTGCTGGAATCAGAGCAGGAAGAGCGAATCCTGCAATATTGGATAAACTCACAATTGATTATTATGGTGCAGCCACTCCTATTCAGCAGATTGCAACAGTGTCAGTACCTGAAGCCAGAGTTATTTTAATTCAGCCATGGGAAGCAAAACTGTTAAAAGACATTGAGAAGGAAATTCAGAAATCTGACATAGGAATCAACCCAAACAATGACGGCAAAGTTATAAGGCTTGTTTTTCCTGCATTAACAGAAGAAAGACGTAAAGAACTTACAAAGCAGGCAAAAAAAGAAGGCGAAGAATCAAAAGTTGCCATAAGGTCAATCAGAAGAGATTCTATTGAAGGCATGAAGTCAAAGAAAAAGAACGGCGAAATCACAGAAGACGATTTAAAGGATGCAGAAAAGGATATACAAAACCTTACTGACAGATATATTGCCGACATTGACAAGATTATTGAAGCCAAAGATAAGGAAATAATGGAGGTATAACTTCATTGGGTTATACGGAAATAAATGAAAGCAATGGTTGTACAGAGGATGAAGAGGTTCACATGACCTCTTTCTGTAACAGCCTTATCGGATATACAGTGGGAGATGCGCTTAAAGCGGCCGGTGACAGGGGATATCCCGTCGATGGTATTTTTATTTCATCACCGCCTAAAATCAATATTACTGAATATGATGATACATTCAGAGTAATAAGAGTTAAGACTCTTAACAATAAAAGTTTAAATTTACTTGTTTGCAAACCCCTCTAAATTGAGGGGTTATTTTCAATAATCGTTACGCTTTTTATGCAAATACATATAAAATAGGAGTTGGAAAAATATATGGGGTTTTTTGATAAGATATTCCCCCAAAAGAAAATAGACAATAATTTTCAATGTATTCCGCAGCATATAGCTATAATTCCTGACGGAAACGGAAGATGGGCAAAAAAGAGAAGCTTGCCCAGAAACGTTGGACATAAAGAAGGCTCAATGACTCTTAAAAAGGTTGTCATTTATTGCTCAAAGGTTGGAGTTAAACATTTAACGGTTTATGCCTTTTCTACCGAGAATTGGAAAAGACCGCAAAGTGAAGTTGATGCACTTATGGGCCTGCTTTTGGAATTTCTTCGCAATGCAGAAAGAGAACTGGCAGGAAGTAATGTAAGAATAAGGGTTATTGGAGATATTAACGGACTTCCTGAGGAACTGCAAAATGAAATTGCTAGAGTTGAAAAGATGACAAGCATAAATAACGGATTGAATCTAAATATTGCCCTTAACTATGGCTCAAGGTTTGAGATATTATATGCAGTTAAAAAAATAGCTAAGGAAATTAAAGACGGAAAACTATCAATAGATGATATAGATGAAAATCAGATGGAACAGCATTTGTATACCAAAGGTATACCTGAGCCTGACTTACTCATCAGAACCAGCGGTGAGCAGAGAATCAGTAATTATCTGCTATGGCAATGTGCTTATACAGAGTTCTGGTTTACCGATACACTATGGCCTGATTTTAACGAGAGTCATATTGCCGAGGCAATAAAAGCTTTTGAGAAAAGAAATCGTCGGTATGGCGGAATAGAAAATTAATCACACGGAACATGAATATACTTATTCATGCAGTGTTTTATAACATGGAGGGTTCTTATGGCAAGAACAAGGATAATAAGCGGACTGGTTGGATTGGTGTTATTAATTGGAGTACTGTATATGGGTTCTATTGTACTGGGAATTGCAGTAAGTATTATAGCTGCAATCGGTTTATATGAATTTTATAATTCCATATCCAAAACAAAAGGAATACATCCTATAAAAATAGTAGGTTACTTGTCTATTGTTCCTTTATTGCTTTTGGGACTTGAAAAGACTGGTTGGTATAGTTTGGATTTGGGTACCATGACAGGTATGTCTGTTTGCCTTATTATTTTTGTAAGCATGGCAGTTATTGTATTCGGACATAAAAAATACAATATCGTAGATGTTTGTGCAACAGCTTTTGGTATAGCATATATTCCATTTCTTATGAGCTTTTTGATTATGCTTAGAAACATGGAATACGGAAACATACTCATTTGGTTGATTTTTATAGGAGCATGGGGAACTGACACACTTGCTTATACCTTCGGAAGATTGTTCGGCAAAAGGAAAATAATACCCGAAATAAGCCCCAAAAAAACACTGGCGGGAGCAATAGGCGGAATACTGGGATGTATTTTTCTCATGATAGTCTTCGGTGTTATTGTCAGAAATTATTTTGGTCTGAGTATAAGTTATGTTGCATTGATTTTATTGGGATTATTATGCGGAACTATATCTCAGATAGGTGATTGGGCTGCATCGGCTATAAAAAGATATGTAAATGTAAAAGATTTTGGGAATATAATGCCGGGACACGGCGGAGTACTTGACAGGTTTGACAGCATATTATTTGTTGCTCCTGTAATATATTACGTATTAGTTCTATTTATAAAATAATTAAGAGCTTTTCTTAGGTTATGGTGGTGTGACAATGGCAAAAATTATATCCATAATAGGTTCAACAGGTTCAATAGGCAGGCAAACCTTAGAGGCGGCGAAAAACCTTGGGGTCAAAGTTGCTGCGTTATCAGCCAATTCCAATATAGAGCTTTTGGAAAAGCAGGTACGTGAATTCAAGCCTGATATTGCTTCTGTAGGGAATACCGAGTTGGCAAAAGAGATGTCATACAGATTGGGTGATACAGGCGTAGAAGTGGTATGGGGACAGGAAGGTATGAAAAGAGTTGTAGAGCACTCTGAAGTTGATACCGTAGTTACTTCTGTAGTTGGAACAGCAGGTTTGATACCCACAATGCATGCTATCAGGCATAAAAAAAATATAGCACTTGCAAACAAGGAGACACTTGTAACTGCAGGTCAGCTGGTGATGGAAGAGGCAAAAAAGAATAATGTAAATATCTTTCCTGTTGACAGTGAACACTCAGCTATATACCAGTGCCTTTTGGGGAATAAAGACAAACAGGTAGAAAAAATAATAATAACTGCTTCAGGTGGTCCTTTTAGGGGTAAGAAAATAGAAGAACTCAAAAATATAACACCTATGCAGGCATTAAAACATCCAAACTGGAGTATGGGAAACAAGATAACAATTGATTCTGCAACTCTTATGAACAAAGGACTTGAGGTAATAGAGGCAAAATGGCTGTTCCAGAGGGATTTGGACAGTATTCAGGTTTTGGTGCATCCCCAGAGTATTATACATTCGATGGTACAATATGTGGATGGCTCCGTTATGGCTCAACTTGGTTCCCCTGACATGAGGATACCTATACAGCTGGCATTAACCTATCCGGACAGATGCCAAAATGATTTTAATAAACTTGATTTTCTCAAATGTCCTCCTTTGACCTTTGAAGAGCCGGACATAGCTACCTTCAAGTGTCTTCGTCTGGCATACTCGTCATTGGAGACAGGTGGGACAATGGCTGCGGCAATGAATGCTGCAAATGAGATTGCAGTTGCGGCATTTCTGGATAATCGTATAGGCTTTACTGAAATTGCGGATACAATAGAAAGGGTAATGCAAAAACACAATGTGAATATTTGTCCTTGCATGGATGATATAATAGAAGTAGACTGTTGGGCAAGGGAAACAGCAAAACAACTTATAATTTAAATAAATCTGCCGATTTCGGCTTATGGAGGATTGTATGGGAATTTTACTGGCTATATTGGCCTTAAGCTTTTTAATAATAATTCATGAATTGGGTCATTTCTTAGTTGCAAAGGCATTCAATGTAAAAGTTAATGAATTTTCACTCTTTATGGGGCCTAAAATCTTTAGTTTTGTCAGAGGTGAAACAACCTACTCTTTAAGACTAATTCCATTAGGCGGATATGTAAAAATGGAAGGTGAAGAAGAAGCTTCTGAGGATGACAGGGCGTTTAACAGAAAACCAATAGGTGTAAGAGCTGCAATAATAGCGGCGGGGCCTATAATGAACATAATTATAGCAGTTGTATTTGCATTTATAATTATGGCTCACTCAGGTTTTTATACAAACCAGGTCAAGACAGTTTTAGCAGGTTCTGCAGGTGAGAAGGCAGGGATTCAGGTTG of the Ruminiclostridium papyrosolvens DSM 2782 genome contains:
- a CDS encoding beta-L-arabinofuranosidase domain-containing protein, with the translated sequence MSQVKLIDPYLVNAFKKEIEYLEAFDCDKLLSCFYITKGLTPKAENYRGWENTEIRGHTMGHYLTALAQAYSATNDSKIYERLQYLMKELSLCQFESGYLSAFPEEFFDRVENRKPIWVPWYTMHKIITGLISVYKLAKIETALKIVSRLGEWVFSRTDKWTPEIHANVLAVEYGGMNDCMYELYKISGNEKHCTAAHMFDEIELFKEIHDGKDILNNRHANTTIPKFLGALNRYLAIGEEEQFYLDTCKEFWSIVTNNHSYVTGGNSEWEHFGEPGILDAERTSTNCETCNTYNMLKMTRELFKITGNKKYADFYENTFTNAILSSQNPDTGMTMYFQPMETGYFKVYGKPFEHFWCCTGTGMENFTKLNNSIYFYEEDRLYVNMYYSTELNWEEKGVKLTQNSDIPGTDRAGFTIKAETGAEFTLCMRIPTWAKGVKINVNNNLSIFTEERGYALIHRTWKDNDTVEIIFKIEPQLSTLPDNPNAVAFTYGPVVLSAGLGADEMEESTTGVMVTIPSKHVEIKDYLVIMNQSVDEWKKDIALNLKKAEGKLEFRLNGTDEDGRLVFTPHYRQHSQRYGIYWLLVEDGSDELNKYIDEKKKVEDIKSAEIDSIQIGNDQYELSHGIEGQYTESGDRDGFHYRFAKQKGWFSYNLKARNHENSFLQINYMPADCKAGFDILINDTLLSREVIGETPWNKTVSKIYHIPKELIGDRDYVTVKIMASEKEATARVIDILRTMKAV
- a CDS encoding recombinase family protein, encoding MIVDIYLRKSRSDEELEKTLGNGETLARHRKALLRYAKENGLTILNIHEELVSGEELFFRPAMLATLKDVEAGACDGVLVMDIQRLGRGDMEEQGLILKAFKKSNTKIITPKKIYDLNDEFDEEYSEFEAFMSRKEYKMINRRMQRGRINSVEEGNYIATRPPYGYDVLRIDKNTRTLTPNSQQADVVKMIFNGYVNENMGCSKIANELNQLGIKSYTGAEWEKSTITNLIKNPIYIGKLVWKKKCIRKSKESGKKRDTYTRPADEWIVCNGKHKAIIEESIYLKAQEILAQKYHVPYQLKNRIANPLAGIVICGICGSKMIQRPVANKAPRIMCPKSCGQKSNKFITVENLLLERLESYYSNMLLSAKKTSQMREPTKSLLIKKNITSLENELKTLEQQKVKAFDLLEQGIYDIDTFTERTNYISGKITQIDNSMSESERQLHDIELKLTANQDYIIKLRSVLDAYIKMDSPSDKNLLIKSVLDKVVYSKEPDAGADDFKIALYPKIQCPPFHAMAQNI
- a CDS encoding MATE family efflux transporter, producing MSKINYNTEGRDNTLYTKKDLLRLFFPALTEQFLSTAIGVVNTMMVSGLGAFAVSAVGIVDSINFVVMNLFVAVSTGATVTIAQHLGASNRGDASKTAAQAITAVLLMSTIAGLGLYIFGNQIINFLFGDAEYAVKSAARTYMICSAISYPILGLFDVCTGISRASNNFRASMFAVVASNMVNFMVGALLIFVFDFGVLGAGIGLICARLTGAIIVVFSLFKSHHLDVFRSSFRITSKILKPVLYIGLPAGIDSLVFNGGKLLVQTIVASLGTSALAANSIASSTNSLLNIPGNAITIVAVTVVGHYAGAGLKEDLNKIIKKLMVYTMVLLGAVSLAFFPFVHHFLKLYSPAPDVASLALHITYLTLICIPIFWPAAFLLPACLRSTRDVVFVTVISIMSMWLIRVFGGYMLVKYTSLGLMGIWVAWCFDWVTRGIPFLGRVVARRYERYLPKTEAEVSS
- the rpsB gene encoding 30S ribosomal protein S2 translates to MAVISMKQLLEAGVHFGHQTRRWNPKMAEYIFTERNGIYIIDLQKTVKKVDDAYFFIREVAMNGQDVLFVGTKKQAQDSIKEEAERSGQFFVNNRWLGGMLTNFKTITKRINRLNQLTAMEADGTFDVLPKKEVSKLKKEMADLEKNLGGIKNMKKLPGAMFVVDPRKERNAILEAKRLGIPVVAIVDTNCDPDEVDFVIPGNDDAIRAVKLIAAKMADAVIEGRQGEQLSETPAETAEVAEEAQVAVEAAE